The following coding sequences are from one Coffea arabica cultivar ET-39 chromosome 11e, Coffea Arabica ET-39 HiFi, whole genome shotgun sequence window:
- the LOC140021159 gene encoding uncharacterized protein, protein MRAKCADPCKWYIYASHVPALGTEDFVVKTIYDIHTNCSHAWRNKNMTSNWVADKFEESVRSNMNMPVRQLLQSIDEQYSCEITRNKGYKALAMAKAAIKGSASQQYIDVGRYAAELQKTHPDTTIDIKYSPRADPESNPRFMRFYCCLGPMKKGFREGCRPLIALDGCHTKGAYPGQLLIAIGADPNNGWWPLAWAVVEKEAREQWLWFLSLLIGDLEIPATSSEYTFISDQQKGLDSALLELLPEAGHRYCVQHMYRNFKKKHPGEVLKEKFWSIAAASTVEFYEAALEELRAYDQQAHAWVKRAAPPHHWCKAFFPLHVKSDMLVNNLSETFNSHILNAREMPVIGMVEWIREFVMERISNRVCWMRKCSGPVGPAIRALIEEREKFSRKWKPISNGKGGYQVRGPKGEQFAVYLRDRTCTCRLWQISGLPCCHAISAILKIGRNPNDYADQCYSRDLFFQIYENVLYPISGKSLWPQSDIPILDPPLACVQPGRPKKARRKGSSENRSGVHVGTNNVQKLKKHVIMHCRRCGQAGHNAATCKSVPENNGGEGCSQPAPAPKHARKSKGTNNGSSTTHGANSQEPDFAHVEVQGYSSSCVNSQPHGAEEQTTSHNDTGSHAERNAQAASSSTKKQQIRKTKTPVRRVRPVNDTDQSTTAANKQSLHSKRKLSEIDKIRINTNYEYLGKEPPFKIGRWAGTSRSSRSRSGRSD, encoded by the exons ATGAGAGCTAAATGTGCAGATCCGTGTAAGTGGTACATTTATGCTAGCCACGTTCCTGCTTTGGGTACTGAAGACTTTGTAGTTAAAACAATTTACGATATCCACACCAATTGCAGCCATGCTTGGAGAAACAAAAACATGACATCCAATTGGGTAGCAGACAAGTTTGAAGAGTCTGTTAGATCCAACATGAACATGCCTGTTAGGCAATTGTTACAGAGTATAGATGAGCAATATAGTTGCGAGATCACAAGAAACAAAGGTTACAAAGCACTTGCAATGGCTAAGGCTGCTATCAAAGGGTCAGCATCTCAGCAGTATATTGATGTTGGGAGGTACGCAGCAGAACTTCAAAAAACTCACCCTGACACCACCATAGACATCAAGTATTCACCAAGAGCTGATCCTGAAAGTAATCCCAGATTCATGAGATTTTACTGCTGTTTGGGACCAATGAAAAAGGGATTTAGAGAGGGATGTAGGCCCCTTATTGCTCTTGATGGCTGTCACACTAAGGGGGCATATCCAGGGCAGTTGTTGATTGCTATTGGGGCAGATCCAAATAATGGTTGGTGGCCATTAGCTTGGGCAGTTGTTGAGAAGGAGGCTCGGGAACAATGGCTTTGGTTTTTGAGTTTACTGATTGGTGATCTAGAAATACCAGCAACTAGCAGTGAATACACTTTTATTTCAGACCAACAGAAG GGTCTTGATAGTGCACTGCTGGAGTTATTACCAGAAGCTGGCCATAGATATTGTGTACAGCATATGtacagaaatttcaagaaaaagcaCCCTGGTGAAGTGCTTAAAGAAAAATTCTGGAGCATTGCAGCAGCATCAACAGTGGAGTTCTATGAGGCAGCTTTGGAAGAGCTTAGAGCATATGACCAGCAAGCTCACGCGTGGGTCAAGAGAGCTGCACCACCTCATCACTGGTGTAAGGCTTTTTTTCCACTTCACGTGAAATCTGACATGCTGGTTAATAATTTATCAGAGACATTTAATTCTCATATATTAAATGCTAGAGAGATGCCAGTGATTGGGATGGTTGAGTGGATTAGAGAATTCGTGATGGAAAGGATATCAAATAGAGTATGTTGGATGAGAAAATGTAGTGGTCCTGTGGGACCAGCAATAAGGGCTTTGATTGAGGAGAGGGAAAAGTTTTCTAGAAAGTGGAAGCCAATATCAAATGGGAAGGGGGGATATCAGGTTAGGGGACCTAAGGGGGAACAATTTGCTGTGTACTTAAGAGACAGAACCTGTACATGCAGGTTGTGGCAAATTAGTGGGCTCCCCTGCTGCCATGCAATTTCTGCCATTTTAAAAATTGGTAGGAACCCAAATGACTATGCCGATCAGTGTTATAGTAGAGATCTATTCTTTCAAATATATGAGAATGTACTATATCCAATTAGTGGAAAGTCTCTATGGCCTCAGAGTGATATTCCCATATTAGATCCTCCACTTGCATGTGTCCAACCTGGTAGGcccaagaaagcaagaagaaaaGGTAGTTCTGAAAATAGAAGTGGTGTTCATGTGGGAACGAATaatgtgcaaaaattaaaaaagcatGTGATCATGCACTGTAGAAGATGTGGTCAGGCAGGCCACAATGCTGCTACCTGCAAAAGTGTTCCAGAAAATAATGGAGGTGAAGGCTGCAGTCAACCTGCTCCAGCTCCTAAACATGCTAGAAAGTCAAAGGGCACCAACAATGGCTCAAGCACAACACATGGAGCTAATTCTCAGGAGCCTGATTTTGCTCATGTGGAAGTTCAAGGATATTCTTCAAGTTGTGTCAATTCTCAGCCACATGGAGCTGAAGAGCAAACTACTTCCCATAATGACACTGGTTCACATGCTGAACGTAATGCACAAGCTGCCAGTAGTAGTACGAAAAAGCAGCAGATTAGAAAGACTAAGACACCT GTGAGGAGAGTTAGGCCTGTCAATGATACCGACCAGTCTACTACAGCGGCCAACAAACAGTCTCTCCATTCAAAGAGAAAGCTGTCTGAAATTGACAAGATAAGGATCAACACCAACTATGAGTACTTGGGCAAAGAGCCTCCATTCAAGATTGGTAGATGGGCTGGAACATCAAGGAGCAGTAGAAGTAGAAGTGGAAGATCAgattaa